In Plantibacter sp. PA-3-X8, one DNA window encodes the following:
- a CDS encoding cold-shock protein: MSTGTVKWFNAEKGFGFITPDDGSADVFAHFSAIATSGYRSLEENQKVEFETNQGPKGLQAENIRPL, translated from the coding sequence ATGTCAACTGGAACTGTGAAGTGGTTCAACGCCGAAAAGGGCTTCGGATTCATCACTCCTGACGACGGCAGCGCCGACGTCTTCGCACACTTCTCCGCCATCGCGACGAGCGGCTACCGCTCGCTCGAGGAGAACCAGAAGGTCGAGTTCGAGACCAACCAGGGCCCCAAGGGCCTGCAGGCCGAGAACATCCGCCCCCTCTGA